One Nicotiana tomentosiformis chromosome 4, ASM39032v3, whole genome shotgun sequence genomic window carries:
- the LOC138910317 gene encoding uncharacterized protein, translating to MALESEAAEYDCIFALMAQFDNDEDDDDDGEVNFLDVQGNLKSYSPKKLMSLANVLIYTYQSLISDKNALTVELGDIEHERDDLVVVVVDLKETIECVKKEKEALTEKVVNIEHERDDLLVVVVDLKDTIEELKGEGRYEILQKGKEVADDTHIRLKNEIKSVKSSLCIELEKNKQIQEELGKVKSDLEKSLKWTWSSEAITAMYTNNGGNRQGIKFQREKTPYNPHSKYVTVPDSWLCTHCGNTGHFKETYKAKFQSQQKNKVFAKKVITVKKHAPSYNKRVFPTWTKRTLIHPFSHYKGPKLVWVPKSNL from the coding sequence ATGGCACTAGAAAGTGAAGCAGCTGAGTATGACTGTATCTTTGCCTTAATGGCACAGTTTGATAATGATGAAGATGACGACGATGATGgtgaggtaaactttctagatGTTCAAGGAAATTTGAAGTCTTATTCTCCTAAAAAACTCATGTCTTTGGCAAATGTTTTAATTTATACTTATCAAAGTCTTATAAGTGATAAAAATGCATTAACTGTAGAACTAGGAGATATAGAACATGAGAGAGATGATCTAGTGGTTGTTGTGGTTGATCTAAAAGAGACTATTGAGTGTgttaaaaaagagaaagaagctCTAACTGAAAAGGTTGTTAACatagagcatgagagagatgacctattagtAGTAGTTGTAGATCTGAAGGATACAATCGAGGAACTAAAAGGAGAAGGTAGGTATGAGATTCTTCAAAAAGGAAAGGAAGTTGCTGATGATACACATATTAGGCTTAAAAATGAGATAAAATCAGTGAAATCTAGCTTGTGTATTGAACTCGAGAAAAATAAACAAATTCAGGAAGAACTAGGTAAAGTCAAGagtgatcttgaaaaatcactcaagtggacctggtcctctgaagCTATCACTGCCATGTACACGAACAATGGGGGAAACAGGCAGGGAATCAAGTTTCAAAGGGAAAAAACTCCCtacaaccctcatagcaagtacgTTACTGTACCTGACAGctggctttgcactcactgtggtaacACTGGGCACTTTAAGGAAACCTATAAGGCTAAGTTTCAGTCTCAAcagaaaaacaaagtttttgCTAAAAAGGTAATTACTGTTAAAAAGCATGCTCCCTCATATAACAAACGTGTATTTCCTACTTGGACAAAAAGAACCCTAATTCACCCATTttctcattacaagggacccaaacttgtttgggttcctaagtctaatcttTGA
- the LOC138910318 gene encoding uncharacterized protein, with translation MAAPPNFEEGQSTYRPPRFNDQYYGWWKTRMHDFIMAEDSELWDVICDGSFVPVKTILVYGVGLDEYNRISACQSAKEIWKALQIAHEGTTQVKQSKIDTLTNEYELFKMKDDESIQYMRTRFTSIINEFHSLGEIIPRNKLVRKILSVLPGSWESKVNAIIEEKDLQKLTIDELIGNLKTYEMKKKKDNERREPKMKKNLTENNDSGGEDADMAYLTKRFQKMGIPKGSSSSKPKGYDLCHKCGKPGYFIKDYPVLKQD, from the exons atggctgctccaccaaactttgaagaaggtcaatctaCCTATAGACCACCTAGATTTAACGACCAATACTATGGTTGGTGGAAAACAAGAATGCATGATTTCATCATGGCTGAGGACTCAGAGTTATGGGATGTAATCTGTGACGGATCTTTTGTTCCCGTGAAAACT ATTCTTGTATATGGTGTCGGACTAGATGAATACAACCGCATCTCAGCTTGTCAGAGTGCTAAGGAGATCTGGAAAGCTCTTCAAATAGCACACGAAGGgacaactcaagtcaagcagtcGAAGATCGACACGTTGACAAATGAGTATGAGCTCTTCAAAATGAAGGACGATGAGTCCATTCAGTACATGCGCACTCGCTTCACCTCTATCATCAATGAGTTTCACTCACTGGGAGAAATCATTCCCAGGAACAAACTTGTCAGGAAAATACTTAGTGTATTACCTGGTTCCTGGGAAAGCAAGGTAAACGCCATCATAGAGGAAAAGGATTTGCAGAAgctgaccattgatgaactcattggtaatctaaaaacttatgaaatgaagaagaagaaggacaatgaGAGAAGAGAGCCCAAAATGAAGAAGAACCTAACGGAGAACAATGATTCAGGTGGCGAGGATGCTGATATGGCTTACCTGACAAAAAGATTCCAGAAAATGGGCATTCCAAAAGGGAGTAGCTCCAGCAAGCCAAAAGGTTATGACCTATGTCATAAGTGTGGTAAGCCAGGATATTTCATCAAGGATTATCCTGTCCTCAAGCAAGATTAA